AACTGACCGTGGCCGGCCATGTAATAATTCTTGGTCAGCGCATCAAACTGCGACTCGTAGAGGTcgtgcatcgccgccgcgtcgcggcgctCCACCGCGCGGTTCAGTCCACGAAAGAACTGGTACACATCGCGGGGGATATCGGTCTCAATATCGGGGTTGGTCGCCATCTTTGCAAAAACGTGTGTGAGTGTCCTCTGTGTCGTTCTCGTTTTGGGGGAGCTCAGCGGGCGGCTAAGCGACGATTCGGAAGCGAGCAGGAAAATGAAGATGGCACAATCAGACACAATCACCAAGagcagatgcacacacagacacacctgGTAGACGGGGAAAGAGGGGGTGTAAGGTGGGTAGGAGTGGATCACTGCGCAGCCGTGTTTTTGTGGTGGAAGgagttgggggggggggcaccgGTGGTGTTGGTAGAGACCCATCGGTGGGCGGcaggaacagcagcagggaaaacgaagaaaaggatggagacagacagagaatGGAAGTGAGTGCAATGGAGGAGGATAGTCGTAGTGCCAACGGAGCGATGCTGATAGTGAGGGCAAGAAGTATGTACACTACCTCGTGGATCGCTCGAGTATCGGTGTGGGGCATACTGGCGATGGTAATACACTGAGGGTCCCCTGCCCACGCAATCGCAGAATGTGCTTGAATGTGACGCGCATCTCCACGAGGAAGAAGACGACTCTCTCCTTACGGTGCCGCCTGCTCTCGACCTTCACCGCTGCGCGCAACAAACCGTAACAATAAGAACAAAGCAGGGTGAAGGGTTTCCATGGCGGGATGCTGCACTGGTGCGTTGTGCGCTAAGGTGCCGTTGATGTGCCATTGCGTATGTGCCGCTGGCACCTCGTCGTCAGTCGAAGCGAAAGCAAGTGGCGCTGAGACAGTGTGCAGGCCGGCGTATAAGACGGCAGACAAGCACGCCCACGCACGTCgatgcacgcgtgtgtgcgcgaacgaagacgagagagggggcaCACAGCGGATAaggagcaaaaaaaaaagaaaggtgTTGCGAAGAGAAAAGCTTGCGGCCCATTTCCATGCCGAGAACGAGAAGACTCCTTCCAAGGCTTGCACGTCATCCTGCTGTCCGTCACCACTGCGTTGTTGTTTCTGCTTTCGTGTGGCCTCGCTGCCTCCGCTACCGCACATCCCGCCACCCCCTCGAGGCAAAGTGCACCGAAATCGTCGCACGTGAAACGAGAGAACCAACACACGGCTAAACAGCGAAAGGGCAAGCAGACGCACACCCGAGCGCATGCGCCCATTCTCCACGTCTGCAGGCAGGGTGTGTGCGTCGTTGTCTTCCAGTAACATAAAAAGAcggacggcgaggcggacTCAGCAAGAAAAAGGGCCGCAAAAGGCGCGCCGCAGTCCTCGACCctgcctcgcgcagctttgAGCACCGTCGCCTTCTATCAGGCCCTCTgtccgcacacacgcacacaccgcctTCGGGCATATCCTCGCGTGCCCACACGTAACACTGACCCACAGGCATTATGACCACGGATGCGTGCAATAGGCGGGGACTGGGATGAAGAAAGttgcgcgcatgtgtgcatgcgtgcgtgagtGCACGGACCGTGGTCAGGTGAATCTTCAAAGGGGCGCGGAGCCGTCGAGAAGAGGAAGTGAGGTCCAGAAAGAGTAggggcgaggaagggagggcgaAGACGTTCGCAAACGGaagacaacaaaaaaaaaaacatgaaAGCACAAACAGAAGACAAAGAAGTGTGAGCGGTAAGAAATCGTTTTAGGAGGAAAGTGAAACGGGAAAGAGggcagagagggaaaggaaagACCCGAAAAGTCAGAAAGtaaagagagacagaaaggTTGAGGCGGTCTGCTGAACATGGAGTTGAACCTGCTGCTCAGCGAGAGAATGCTTCCGCATGTCTTTTGGTGGAGTTTGTGTGTTACCTTTTGGTCTCGTATCGAGTGTCCAAAAACTCTGGCGATGGCCTTCATAGGGCGGtgtgctctccctctctgctgAACCGCCGCTCATCCATGTGCAGGCACCCACGCAACACCACACGGTGCCGTCTCCGCACATGGCCCACGCTTGGAACAATACAAACGAGAAAAGAGAGGTCATGAACTACGGGCTGAACAGCAACAAGAAACACGCAAAGGTCCGATATCACCGGCGGCTGAGGAAGGTGGGGGAGAGAATACGCAGCCACAGGAGCCTCGGATCCCTGCCTCGTGATCCGTAAGTCACAGCGACAACTCCACGAATCCCACCTGAAGAATGCTGGTCTGATATCcttttgtgtgcgcgttcTTCGTCTGTTCGAGAGCCCCGCCTTCAAACGTCACGTGCCGGCCAGACTTCACCACGGAAGAAGGTCGAATCGAATTCATATGGGCATCGGTCCACACAGGGTGGTGGGCGTTGTGTCCCTGTGTCCGGCACAAGAGAGGGACTCCGTGAGTGAGTTGATGCGGGGAGCGCATGACGAATACCGTtccaccttctcctccgcgcccCTGCCCGACTGTCTCTCGCCCCTGCCAAAGACGGGAAGCCTCTAAAGCAGCACCTACGGTGTGTAGTGCCACGAAGCCTGTGATCACGCATTGACGCGTTCGGCGGACTGGGTAGCtctatgtgtgtatgtgtgtgaagGCTCTCGACCTAGTCGAGGCGGTTTGCTGTTTCTTCAGTGTGTCCGCTCTCTGCCCTACAGCACGAGCTCAGCTCCACACCACAGCGGCCCTGCCACACGCCCCATCGCCtggtgcgaggcggcgctggaaaCGCGCGTTACAGCagcgcgacgacgcggccacCGGTGCACGGCTCCGGCCCACATACTCTACACAtcacggccgcctcgcaggtcggCTCGCAGCCGCCCCTCCAATcacgccggccgccacctctggtgccttccccctcctcgtgGGGTGGCACccgcgctccccaccaccagtaggcagtgtgagAACCGGGAGGTGAGAGACGCGTCCAAGCCACGCTGGCAATCTGCCCATCACATGGATGGTACAagcgtgctcgctgccgcaggtctctccggcgcagcaccatccaggacctgaccaCAAGCATCCCTAGCGGCACattgctctgacctccccacgtcgcAGATACTGGACCCTGTCAcccaccagaggtggttcCGCACATGGAGGGGATAGGCACTGCCGTGGCCTTACCATCGATTTGGTACTGGATCCTGAGATGTCACGCGCTGACATGGGCCCGACGTCATCAGGGGGGTTACGAGGGGAACAGAAgcagaaaagagaagagagacggaagCCGGCCAACGGCacgacacacaaaaaaaagggggaatTTGCGGTGCACTCACGGAATGTTGTCGGACGCACCGGTGTGCAACTTACAGCTTGGCGTTCATGATGGGTTTCAGCTGCTTGTACAGCTCGTCGTAGATCACGCGGCGTTTCTTGTACTGCTCGTGCTTCTTCATGTCGGGCATGTGAGTCTCCTTCAGCGGCAGGCAAGGCAGTAGCTCCTCCAGGGGGCGCTTCTCTACGGCAATTTGTGCGAGGCGGCAGGCGCCGAGGGCAGGGCCCACCTCCGAGCCGATGCAGTAGTCCATCGGGTAGCCGCTGACATCGGCCAGCATCTGGCGCcagaagcggctgcgcgagccgccgccgatgagGGCAATATTGCTCGGCTCCACACCGCAGCGGTGCACGGCGTCCATGCCCTGAGACATGGCAAAGCTCAcgccctccagcaccgcgcgcgccagctcTGGGCGGCTGTGGTGGGAGGTGAGGCCAAAGAAGACGCCCTTCGCGTTCGGGTTGTTGTGCGGCGTGCGCTCGCCGGCGAGGTGGGGCAGGAAGTACAAGGGACGCTCATCGAAGTTCTTCGCCGTCATCGCTTCGCCCACGAATTCGTCGACGCTCCTGCACCTTGTTAGCTTCGCAGCCCACTCCAGGCACACAGCGCAGCTGAGGATGACCGACATCAGGTGCCAGCGCTCCGGAAGCGCGTGGCAGAAGCTGTGGACCGCCTCCTTCGTGTTGTAGTGGAAGCCGTCAGAGACGACAAAGTACACGCCCGACGTTCCGAGGGACAGCATCGCCTGGCCCGGCTTGAAGAGACCTGCACCGACAGCGCCGGCTTCattgtcgccgccaccgcccaccACTGGCACGCAGTTCATGTTCCAGCGCTTCGCCACGTCCGCCGACAGCTTGCCGGTAATCTCCGACCCCTCATACAGCTTCGGCATATTGGCGCGGCTAAGCCCGGTCGCGCGCAGAATGTCATCATTCCAGTCGCGCTTGCCTGTGTCCATCCACATGGACCCGGAGGAGTCCGACATCTCAGAGGCAAAGTCGCCAGTCATGAGGAAGCGGACGTAGTCTTTCGGGAGCAGCACTTTGTTTACCTTGGCGAAGATCTCCGGCTCGTGCTTCTTGACCCACAGAAGCTTACCAGCTGTAAAGCCGGGCATCATCAGGTTACCGGTGATTTCGCGCGACTTGGGCACTGCCTTCTCGAGCTCCTCGCACTCACGGTAGCAGCGGCCGTCGCACCAGAGGATGCACGGACGCAGCACCTTGTGGTTCTTGTCGAGGAGCGTGGCACCGTGCATCTGGCCCGACAGGCCAATCGCGCGGACGCTGCTCATGTCCTGGCGCTTCTTGAGCACGTTCATGGCGCTATTGATGGCCATCCACCACGAGTCAGGGTCCTGCTCATTCCACAGCGGGTGCGGGCTGGACACCGTCAGGGGGGCAGAGGCACTGTCGGCGATTTGCCCGTCACTCCTCATCAAGGCAATCTTGATGCCCGAGGTACCAATGTCAATACCGGCGTACATGATCGTCGAACAGAGTGGTGGTTgggaagggaaaggaaaCAGAGGAGTGCGCTCGTGTTGCCAAGTTCTGAGTTTGGGGTGCGCATAGAGgataacacacacacacgaaaagaaaagagggccGCGTGCAGATGGCGATAGACTGAGAGCGcaaggcagaggagaggcagagagagggacgatGTGGCGAGTGCTCATCTGcgtgaaggcggcagcgcacatGAGTGCAACGCGCAGGAGCCCGACGGCAAACGACGGCGTTTCATTTTCGTTTTATTTTTTCTCGAGGGGCGCAAGTGTTCCCGCATTGCAGAGCAGTGAGGTGCGGAGGCGGAATAAAAGGGTAGGGAGAGAGTACGACAGTCCGAGAACGAGCCGTCGTGGGGAAGCGGCCAGAGACAAGGTACACTGCACGACGCAGTTAGGGAGCGTACGCAGAGGTTGGCGGGTAGCAACAAGAATGTgcgccacccccccccccacacacacatacacacactaAACACCTCCGCTGTTGGTTGCTCGCGACAAGGGAGCAGCGTGGGAGCAACGCAGTGCACGTGTAAAAGTAAAGCGTAGCTATCGgtgacagcagcagcagcgtctgtCGCACCACCTCTTCGAGCTCGACCATATCAGCGCAGCCAAGAAAAAAAGCGGTGTGGTGAGTCGATTGGGTAACACCACCGAGGCATCCAGCCGAGATGCACCGGAGCGCCTCGTTGGCGTCTAGCCAGAAGAAcgttgggggagggggctgtgAAAGCTTGACGCCCATCGATGAAGCAGTACCGCCTTCTCTCGCATGCACGAAAAACCGCGAAGCACCAGGTGGAACGGGAGAAAAGGCAAGGAAGATCGACAACGTGTGCTGCGCAGATCAAATCATGCATCATGGTGCGAGCGTCGCACGTTCGTCAAGCAGTAATGACGGCGCATCCCCTGCAGCACGGATACAACACCCTCTACCCTACCTTCCGTCAGCGCCTCGTCCAGCAAGAGGACGTCGAAGACAACGCCGGCATTGAAGCGGAGGAATTCGAGGCAGCGCCGTACGTTGAAAAGCTTCGCGGACTTCTTGGAAGTGGGGTGCACACAGTCGAGaaacgagcagcggcggcgctccaATCGCCTAATCAGGTAGGCGAGAACAACGCCGTCGGAGAAGAGCAGGCAGGGGTGCCGCCAGGAGAAGGTGGCAGCGTCAAAGACAAAGGACTCATCCGCAGCGGTGTAGCGATACTCGGTccccagctgctggcgcagccaCCTACACAGCCCCCTACGGCCTTGTGGCTCATCTGCAGGCACCGCTTCGCGACGGAGAATaccagagctgctgctcgcgatGGCCGGGACACGACGGGGGCTCAACGAGCGGTGTGctggtgacggcggcgcactcCGGCGGAGAGCAGCTTTAGCGACAGTGgacggcgtctgcgccaATGAAGCTGACGGCCACGAAGATGTCGACGATGCCGCGACACCTTCACCGTCGGGTGCGCGACCCGAGACCTTGGCAGGCGTGCAGCCTGCTTCCGCCACCGCATCCttgctcagcagcgcagaGCGCACGCCAGGTGGCTGCGGTGTGCCCTCCACAGCAGCACGTACGTGCAGTAGGAGATGGAGGATGTGCACCCGATCACCTCGGATGACGGCCGCCACGGACTCCTCGGAGAtgagcgagagcggcaaCTTTTTTGTCGATGCGGTC
The window above is part of the Leishmania major strain Friedlin complete genome, chromosome 36 genome. Proteins encoded here:
- a CDS encoding putative xylulokinase codes for the protein MYAGIDIGTSGIKIALMRSDGQIADSASAPLTVSSPHPLWNEQDPDSWWMAINSAMNVLKKRQDMSSVRAIGLSGQMHGATLLDKNHKVLRPCILWCDGRCYRECEELEKAVPKSREITGNLMMPGFTAGKLLWVKKHEPEIFAKVNKVLLPKDYVRFLMTGDFASEMSDSSGSMWMDTGKRDWNDDILRATGLSRANMPKLYEGSEITGKLSADVAKRWNMNCVPVVGGGGDNEAGAVGAGLFKPGQAMLSLGTSGVYFVVSDGFHYNTKEAVHSFCHALPERWHLMSVILSCAVCLEWAAKLTRCRSVDEFVGEAMTAKNFDERPLYFLPHLAGERTPHNNPNAKGVFFGLTSHHSRPELARAVLEGVSFAMSQGMDAVHRCGVEPSNIALIGGGSRSRFWRQMLADVSGYPMDYCIGSEVGPALGACRLAQIAVEKRPLEELLPCLPLKETHMPDMKKHEQYKKRRVIYDELYKQLKPIMNAKL